A region of the Micromonospora sediminicola genome:
GCTGCGTGGGCACCCGGGGGCCGGCCGAGGGCTCCTCCCCCGCCGCCGGTGAGCCGCCCGCGGCCCGCGTCGCGCTCGCGGAGGACCCGGCGGGCCGGTCCACGTCAGTGGCGGGGCCGGAGGCTCCTGACGGCGCCTCGCCACCGTCGGACGGGGCACCACCGGCCGACGCGCCGCCAGCTCCCGACACGCCGCCCGACGCCGCGCCACCGCCGGCCGCGCCACCGCCGGCCGGGCCACCGCCGGACGGGGTCGCGCCGACCTCACCCCCGGGACGGCCGCTGTCGGGCCGGGTGCGGTCGGTGGAGTGGTCGAGCACCCGGAGCGCGGCCAGCGCCGCCATCGGCACCACCAGCGCCCCCGCCGCACCGGCCACGTCCAGCGCCGAGCCGCCCAGCACGCCGCCGAGGCCGGCCGCCACGCCGGTGCCGGCCATCGCCGCCCGGATCGCGGGGTAGATGCCGAACAGCCGCATCAGCCCACCCCAGGGCTGGAGCAGGGCCAGCCAGACCAACGCCGCCCCGGCCAGGGCCAGCACGGTCAACGGGCTGTTCACCAACGTCTGGAAGTTGGAGGTGCTGGACCGGTGCACGGTGAGCCCGCCGGTGCCGTCGCCGAGCGCGGCCAGGAACCGGCCCAGGCTGCCCCGCTCCACCGCCGGCCGGCCCAGGTCGACCAGCGCGAACCCGATGGTGACGGCCAGCCCGGCCATGGTGGCCCAGGCCAGGCGGCTCACGGTCAGCCACCCGCCGGTGCAGATCGCGGCGGCGACGCTCACGCCGGCGGTGAGCGCGATCGCGCCGATCGAGTCGGCGCCCAGATAGGGGCTGCCCACGATCACCACCGCGACGCCGCCGACCGCGACCATGACGAACGGCCGCCAGCCCCGCCGGACGCGTTGGGCCAGCCAGCCGCCGCACAGCAGCGACCCGGCGATGAACACACCCAGCCCGACCGTGCCCAGCCCGGCGTACCGGCCGCCCTCCAGGGCGGAGTAGCCGACCACGCCGTTGAGCTGCAACCGGGAGCCGGTGAGCACGTCCACGCCGACCACCAGCGTGGCCAGCCCGGCGACCGCGCCCAGCGGCCCGAGCGTGCGGTCGTGCCCGGGGGTGAACCGGACCGCCGCAGTGCCGCCGACGATGAGCAGGGCGGTCACCGAGGCGAACCACCAACCGGCGTGATGCCCACGCCACCAGGGCGCGGCGTCGGCCAGCAACGCCGCCGGCACGGCCAGCGCGGCGGCGATCAGCAGCAGCTCCACCACGGCGACCACGCGCCGGGACACCGGTGCGGGCCCGTGCGGGCCGGCCAGTCGGCGGGCCCGGCGCAGCAGCGGCAGCACCGCCACCGCGAGAGCCAGCTGGGCGGCGGCCAGCAGGGTGAAGAACCAGCCGGCGACCCGCCGCTGGGCGGCGGCCTCCCGGTCGGCGTCGGCGGGCGCCTCGATCGCGGTCCGCAGGTCGTCGGGCCGGTCGTCGACCGTCACGGCGGGCCGACCCAGGAACGCCCGTTCCGGCATCGGCCGGCCGAGCGCGGCGAGCGCGGTCGGCGCCAGGTCGACCAGTTGCAGGTAGCCGGCCCGGGCGGTGCTCGCGGAGGTCAGCCACCCGCCGTCCCAGCCGGGACCGTCGGCGACCGCGACGTGCAGCCGCGCCGGCGAGTCGGTGTCGGAGACGCCGGCGACCAGCACCAGCGAGTTCGGCGGCCGGGCGGCGAGCACCCGGGCCAGCCGGGCGTCGGCCTGGCGCGCCTGACCGGCGCGGACGGCCGGGTCGTCGTCGTCGACGGTGCCCACGTCGACGATGCTCAGCACGCAGGAGCCGAGCAGTTCCGCCGGGTCCTCGGGCAGCGCCGGCGCGTACCGGTCGACCCGGCCGAACGGCCGGGCTGCGGCCACGGCGGCGCCCGGGCCGACCGCCACCGAGCAGCGCACCGACTCGGCCAGCGCCCCGGGTGTCGCGCCCCAGGCGAGCTTGTCCTGGTTGTACGCGACGACGGACTCCTGGTCGGGCAGGTTGGCGCCGATCCGGTCGGGCTGCTCGACGCTCACCCCGGTGGCCGGGCAGCCGCCGCCGGTCCGGGGGCCGTTCCAGGCGGCGAAGTTCCCGGCGCCCAGGGTCAGCCACCCGTCGACCGGGCAGGTGGGGCGGTGCGCGGAGCGCACCGAGAGGGAGCCGATCGCGCCCTGCTCGGCCATCCGCCACAGCGTCGGGGTGTTCTGCGGGTCGACGTCGTCCCAGCGCAGACCGGCGGCGCCGACCAGCACCACGAAGTCGGCGCTGCGCCGGGGCGTGCCGTCGTCCGGGCGGGCCGCCAGCGCGGTGACGCCCAGCGCCACCACCACCAGCGTCAACAGCACCGGGACGAGTCGGCGCAGCATCAGCGGTTCCCCGTCGAGTGCTGGGGCGTCAGCTCCGCGTAGAGGGCGGCGAGGGCGGCCACGGTGTCGGCCTCGGTGGGCCAGGTCGCGGCCCGCGCCGCGCCGCGCCGGCTCAGCTCGGCCCGGCGCGGGGCGTCGTCGAGCAGCTCACGCACCGCCGCGTCGACGGCGTCCACGTCACCGGGCGGCACCAGGACCGCGGCGTCGCCGACCAGCTCCGGCAGGCCGCCGACAGCGGTCGCGACCAGCGGTACGCCGGCCCGCAGCGCCTCCTGCGCGAACAGCTGCCGAGCCTCCCAGTCGCTGGTGACCACGGCGAGGTCGGCGCCGGCCAGCAGGTCCGCCACGTCGGTGCGGTGCCCGAGCAGGGTCACCGGCGCCCGGGCGGCCGAGATCCGCGCGGCCAGCGGCAGGTAGGCGGGCCCGCTGCCGGCGATCACCACCGCCGGGGCGGGGGTCCGGGTCCGCCACCGGGCGGCCGCGTCGATCAGCACGTCGTACCGCTTCTGCGGGTGCAGCCGGCCCACCGAGAGGATCAGCGGACGGTCCCCGGTGACCCCGAACTCGGCCCGCACGGCGGCGCGACGGCGGCGCGGCGCGGGCAGCGCGGGCGCGGCGACCGGCGCGAGGCGGGCGTCGGTGGCGCCCAGCGCGGCGGCCCGCTCGACCAGGTCGGCGGAGGCGCCCAGCGCGACCCGGACGGAGCGGGCGACGACCCGCTCCACCAGCCGGGACACGGTGCCGCGCAGCCCACCGGCGAGCACCGCGTTGTGCCAGGTCACCACCAGCGGGGCGGCGGGGCGGGCGAGCGCGGCGACCAGCCCGGCGCGCAGGCCGTGCGCGTGCACCACGTCGACCGGCGTCTGCGTGAGCGCCCGGCGCAGCGCGGTGACCGCGCGCGCGTCGCCCGGGGTGGGGCTGGCCGGGATCTCCACCGGCGTGAACCGGGCGCCCGCCCCGGTGAAGTCGAACTGGTCCTGGGTGGCGGCCGGGCCGCAGACCAGCACGGCGGCGCCGGCCTCGGTCAGGCCTCGGGCGACCGAGCGGACGTGCTGCCCCACCCCGCCGGTGCTGGAGGCGAGCACCAGGGCGACCGACCCGGGCCAGCGCGGTGCCGGCGAGGCGTCCGTCATGAGGAAACGGTCTCCTTTCCGTCGCCCCGCTCGCCGGGGTGCTGGTCGGTCCGCGGGCCGTCGGCCCCGTCGGCCGGGCGCCGCCGGCGTACCCGGCGGGCCAGGGCCGCGAGCAGCGGCCGCAGGTCGCGGGCGTCGGTCAGCCAGGCGACGGCGAGGAACAGGACACCGACCACGACCCCGGACAGCATGCCCTGCGCGAGGGCCGCGAGTGTCGTCGGGGTCCCGTCGCCGAGCCC
Encoded here:
- a CDS encoding glycosyltransferase family 4 protein translates to MTDASPAPRWPGSVALVLASSTGGVGQHVRSVARGLTEAGAAVLVCGPAATQDQFDFTGAGARFTPVEIPASPTPGDARAVTALRRALTQTPVDVVHAHGLRAGLVAALARPAAPLVVTWHNAVLAGGLRGTVSRLVERVVARSVRVALGASADLVERAAALGATDARLAPVAAPALPAPRRRRAAVRAEFGVTGDRPLILSVGRLHPQKRYDVLIDAAARWRTRTPAPAVVIAGSGPAYLPLAARISAARAPVTLLGHRTDVADLLAGADLAVVTSDWEARQLFAQEALRAGVPLVATAVGGLPELVGDAAVLVPPGDVDAVDAAVRELLDDAPRRAELSRRGAARAATWPTEADTVAALAALYAELTPQHSTGNR